One genomic region from Bacillota bacterium encodes:
- the metK gene encoding methionine adenosyltransferase, whose translation MVGHRHFFTSESVAEGHPDKIADQISDAVLDAILTLDPLARVACETAVTTGLVLVMGEISTTCYVDIPKLVRQTVREIGYTRAKFGFDAETCAVLTAIDEQSPDIAQGVDSALELREGQVDDEALRLGAGDQGMMFGFACQETPEYLPLPISLAHELARKLSLVRKQRQIPYLRPDGKTQVTVEYEGAVPLRVDTVIISAQHKPEIPLATIREDIIKEVILTTIPAHLLDANTKFLVNPTGRFVVGGPQGDTGLTGRKIIVDTYGGAARHGGGAFSGKDPTKVDRSAAYAARYVAKNIVAAGLAMRCEIQVAYAIGVASPVSIMVDTFGTGVVSDAELAEIVNRHFDLRPAAIIRDLGLRAPIYRQVAAYGHFGRPDLDLPWERLDKVAILQQYLL comes from the coding sequence ATGGTGGGGCACAGACATTTTTTTACATCAGAATCAGTCGCAGAGGGACACCCTGACAAAATCGCCGATCAAATTTCCGATGCCGTACTAGATGCGATTTTAACCCTTGATCCACTGGCCAGGGTGGCCTGCGAAACAGCAGTCACCACAGGGCTTGTCTTGGTCATGGGTGAAATATCGACGACCTGCTATGTTGACATACCAAAGTTAGTACGACAAACTGTGCGCGAAATTGGCTATACGCGGGCTAAATTTGGCTTTGACGCCGAGACTTGCGCGGTGCTGACGGCCATCGACGAACAGTCGCCGGATATTGCCCAAGGGGTGGACAGCGCCTTGGAGCTACGCGAGGGACAAGTTGATGATGAAGCTTTGCGACTTGGCGCGGGCGACCAGGGCATGATGTTTGGCTTTGCTTGCCAGGAGACGCCTGAGTACTTGCCCTTGCCGATCAGCCTTGCTCACGAGTTGGCCAGAAAGCTCAGCCTAGTGCGCAAGCAGCGCCAGATCCCCTACTTGCGCCCAGACGGCAAGACGCAAGTCACGGTAGAGTACGAAGGCGCGGTGCCTTTGCGGGTGGATACCGTGATTATCTCGGCACAGCACAAGCCGGAGATCCCCTTGGCCACCATTCGCGAGGACATTATCAAGGAAGTCATACTCACCACCATACCCGCTCACTTGCTAGACGCTAACACCAAGTTTCTCGTCAATCCCACCGGGCGCTTTGTCGTGGGGGGGCCGCAAGGAGATACCGGCCTGACGGGGCGTAAAATTATCGTTGACACTTACGGTGGCGCGGCCCGCCATGGCGGCGGTGCCTTCAGCGGCAAAGACCCCACCAAAGTTGACCGTTCAGCGGCGTATGCCGCGCGTTACGTGGCCAAAAACATCGTGGCGGCAGGACTAGCCATGCGTTGCGAAATTCAGGTGGCTTATGCCATTGGCGTGGCTAGCCCGGTATCCATCATGGTGGACACTTTTGGTACCGGCGTCGTCAGTGACGCTGAACTGGCGGAGATCGTCAATCGTCACTTTGATTTGCGCCCCGCAGCCATCATCCGCGACTTGGGTCTGCGGGCCCCCATTTATCGGCAAGTTGCCGCTTATGGGCATTTCGGTCGCCCTGACCTTGATCTGCCCTGGGAGCGACTAGATAAAGTGGCTATTCTTCAGCAGTACTTGCTTTAG